One window from the genome of Drosophila subpulchrella strain 33 F10 #4 breed RU33 unplaced genomic scaffold, RU_Dsub_v1.1 Primary Assembly Seq27, whole genome shotgun sequence encodes:
- the LOC119559631 gene encoding uncharacterized protein LOC119559631 isoform X2, which produces MTVFIIFFVILSLFNPMVKMCHYTYNEKGNSGGGGEGRNNNYNSSNYIKKRTPGRRYNKNSYINNYNPNQSF; this is translated from the exons atgacggtttttataatattttttgtgatactTTCCCTCTTTAATCCGATGGTGAAAATG TGCCACTACACCTACAATGAGAAGGGGAattctggaggaggaggagaaggaagaaacaacaactacaacagcagcaactacattaaaaaaagaactcCTGGAAGAAgatacaacaaaaacagctacatcaacaactacaaccccaaccaatctttttga
- the LOC119559631 gene encoding uncharacterized protein LOC119559631 isoform X4, which translates to MKCHYTYNEKGNSGGGGEGRNNNYNSSNYIKKRTPGRRYNKNSYINNYNPNQSF; encoded by the exons ATGAAA TGCCACTACACCTACAATGAGAAGGGGAattctggaggaggaggagaaggaagaaacaacaactacaacagcagcaactacattaaaaaaagaactcCTGGAAGAAgatacaacaaaaacagctacatcaacaactacaaccccaaccaatctttttga
- the LOC119559631 gene encoding GATA zinc finger domain-containing protein 14-like isoform X1 codes for MTVFIIFFVILSLFNPMVKMYNYIYLNYNKCHYTYNEKGNSGGGGEGRNNNYNSSNYIKKRTPGRRYNKNSYINNYNPNQSF; via the exons atgacggtttttataatattttttgtgatactTTCCCTCTTTAATCCGATGGTGAAAATG TACAACTACATCTACCTCAACTACAACAAGTGCCACTACACCTACAATGAGAAGGGGAattctggaggaggaggagaaggaagaaacaacaactacaacagcagcaactacattaaaaaaagaactcCTGGAAGAAgatacaacaaaaacagctacatcaacaactacaaccccaaccaatctttttga
- the LOC119559631 gene encoding GATA zinc finger domain-containing protein 14-like isoform X3 → MKYNYIYLNYNKCHYTYNEKGNSGGGGEGRNNNYNSSNYIKKRTPGRRYNKNSYINNYNPNQSF, encoded by the exons ATGAAA TACAACTACATCTACCTCAACTACAACAAGTGCCACTACACCTACAATGAGAAGGGGAattctggaggaggaggagaaggaagaaacaacaactacaacagcagcaactacattaaaaaaagaactcCTGGAAGAAgatacaacaaaaacagctacatcaacaactacaaccccaaccaatctttttga